The following proteins are encoded in a genomic region of Natronorubrum halophilum:
- the pstB gene encoding phosphate ABC transporter ATP-binding protein PstB has translation MTANGGGSRTASTSEADGSRSDVASADPPLGSPHVDDAVIESRDLDVYYGDDQALRGIDMDIPEHKVTALIGPSGCGKSTFLRSINRMNDLIDAARVEGDLYFHGKNVYDDDVDPVALRRKIGMVFQKPNPFPKSIFDNVAYGLRVQGADGDVEEQVTTALERAALLEEVEDQLESSGLDLSGGQQQRLCIARAIAPDPEVVLMDEPASALDPVATSKIEDLIEDLAEEYTVVIVTHNMQQAARISDKTAVFLTGGELVEFDDTNKIFENPESDRVEDYITGKFG, from the coding sequence ATGACCGCGAACGGTGGCGGATCACGAACCGCATCGACGTCCGAAGCGGACGGCTCCCGTTCGGACGTGGCGTCGGCCGACCCACCCCTTGGATCGCCGCACGTCGATGACGCCGTCATCGAATCCCGCGATCTCGACGTCTACTACGGCGACGACCAGGCGCTCCGGGGGATCGACATGGACATCCCCGAGCACAAGGTGACGGCGTTGATCGGCCCCTCGGGCTGTGGGAAGTCGACGTTCCTGCGCTCGATCAACCGCATGAACGACCTCATCGACGCCGCTCGCGTCGAGGGTGACCTCTACTTCCACGGGAAGAACGTCTACGACGACGACGTCGATCCCGTCGCCCTGCGCCGGAAGATCGGCATGGTCTTCCAGAAACCAAACCCGTTCCCCAAGAGCATCTTCGACAACGTCGCCTACGGACTGCGGGTCCAGGGTGCAGACGGCGACGTCGAAGAACAGGTTACCACCGCGCTCGAGCGGGCGGCCCTGCTCGAGGAGGTCGAGGACCAACTCGAGTCGTCGGGCCTCGACCTCTCGGGCGGTCAACAACAACGGCTCTGCATCGCTCGCGCCATCGCTCCCGATCCGGAGGTCGTCCTCATGGACGAGCCGGCGTCGGCGCTAGACCCCGTCGCGACCTCGAAGATCGAAGATCTGATCGAGGATCTGGCCGAAGAGTACACGGTCGTCATCGTCACGCACAACATGCAGCAGGCGGCCCGTATCTCGGACAAGACCGCCGTCTTCCTCACCGGCGGCGAACTCGTCGAGTTCGACGATACGAACAAAATCTTCGAGAACCCCGAAAGCGACCGCGTCGAGGATTACATTACCGGTAAGTTCGGGTGA
- a CDS encoding PhoU domain-containing protein → METRKVQVTGGSTYTVSLPKTWATDNDVSAGTTVEFYPEEDSLLLTPQSETDRQEGTLEITDLEGERLTRAVLTMYVSGFDIIRLEASRITTDQRGAIRSATRSLVGVEVLEETSDSVVIQDLLDSSELSIVNAVSRMRLIARSMLEDAVTALIENDDDIAQDVIERDDDVDRLWLVVSRIFRATLRSPRAAEELGVPREDCFDYHSSARQLERVADHAAKISNLALKLGAVPEAVADALIGLRTDASDVLEKSMDALVADDSEEANRLGHAAREAVLEIDEHTRQIDDMLRDLEPAQAQLLGLIVDSLSRSADYGGNIAETALQKAAPRP, encoded by the coding sequence ATGGAAACGCGAAAAGTACAGGTGACTGGCGGGTCGACGTACACGGTCTCGCTGCCAAAAACCTGGGCGACCGACAACGACGTCAGCGCCGGGACAACGGTCGAGTTCTACCCCGAGGAGGATTCCCTCCTGTTGACGCCGCAGAGCGAAACCGATCGACAGGAAGGGACCCTCGAGATCACCGACCTCGAGGGCGAACGGCTCACCCGGGCCGTCTTGACGATGTACGTCAGCGGCTTCGACATCATCCGACTCGAGGCGAGTCGCATCACCACCGATCAGCGTGGCGCGATCCGAAGCGCAACGCGAAGTCTCGTCGGCGTGGAGGTACTGGAGGAGACGAGCGATAGCGTCGTTATTCAGGATTTGCTCGACTCCTCGGAGCTATCGATCGTCAACGCCGTCTCGCGGATGCGACTGATCGCGCGCTCGATGCTCGAGGACGCCGTGACCGCGCTGATCGAGAACGACGACGACATCGCCCAGGACGTGATCGAGCGCGACGACGACGTCGACCGGCTCTGGCTCGTCGTCTCGCGCATCTTCCGGGCGACACTGCGCTCGCCCCGCGCTGCGGAGGAACTCGGCGTTCCCAGGGAGGACTGTTTCGACTACCACTCGAGCGCTCGCCAGCTCGAACGGGTCGCCGATCACGCCGCCAAGATCAGCAATCTCGCGCTCAAACTCGGGGCGGTTCCCGAGGCGGTCGCCGACGCCCTGATCGGGCTCCGCACTGACGCCTCGGACGTCCTCGAGAAGTCGATGGACGCGCTGGTGGCCGACGATTCCGAAGAGGCGAACCGACTGGGTCACGCCGCCCGCGAGGCCGTCCTCGAGATCGACGAACACACGCGACAGATCGACGACATGCTTCGCGACCTCGAACCCGCACAGGCCCAGTTACTCGGACTGATCGTCGACTCGCTGTCACGCAGCGCCGACTACGGCGGAAACATCGCCGAGACGGCGCTCCAGAAGGCCGCGCCGCGGCCCTGA
- a CDS encoding 30S ribosomal protein S8e, protein MQDQGGSTRKRTGGRLKNVRKRRKDELGRLPTETQVGEPRFRTVDARGNETKTRALSTNVVSVNKGDETISADIEDVIENDANPNYVRRNIITKGAIIETSEGQARVMSRPGQTGQVNAVLLE, encoded by the coding sequence ATGCAAGACCAGGGAGGCTCTACACGCAAGCGAACCGGTGGTCGACTGAAGAACGTCCGAAAGCGCCGAAAGGACGAACTCGGCCGACTGCCCACGGAAACGCAGGTCGGCGAGCCCCGATTCCGGACCGTCGACGCCCGCGGGAACGAAACGAAGACGCGCGCGCTGTCGACGAACGTCGTGAGCGTCAACAAGGGCGACGAGACGATCTCCGCCGACATCGAGGATGTCATCGAGAACGACGCGAACCCGAACTACGTCCGCCGAAACATCATCACGAAGGGCGCTATCATCGAGACCTCGGAGGGACAGGCACGCGTCATGTCCCGACCCGGCCAGACCGGCCAGGTCAACGCCGTCCTCCTCGAGTAG